The Thermobispora bispora DSM 43833 genome window below encodes:
- the rraA gene encoding ribonuclease E activity regulator RraA — translation MKFATADLIDEFDAELASCETQFIQYGGRTAFAGPIATIRCFRDNALVKRVLSGPGEGRVLVVDGGGSLASALMGDVIARSAVENGWAGVVINGAVRDVATLRTLDLGIKALGSNPRKSAKDGAGEVDVPVSFGGVEFRPGHWLYSDEDGIVVAARRLI, via the coding sequence ATGAAGTTCGCCACCGCCGATCTGATCGACGAGTTCGACGCCGAGCTGGCCAGCTGTGAGACGCAGTTCATCCAGTACGGGGGACGCACCGCGTTCGCGGGGCCGATCGCGACCATCCGCTGCTTCCGCGACAACGCCCTGGTGAAGCGGGTTCTCAGCGGCCCGGGGGAGGGCCGGGTGCTGGTGGTCGACGGCGGCGGCTCCCTCGCCTCGGCCCTCATGGGCGACGTGATCGCCCGGTCCGCCGTGGAGAACGGCTGGGCCGGCGTGGTGATCAACGGGGCGGTGCGGGACGTGGCGACCCTGCGCACCCTGGACCTCGGCATAAAGGCGCTCGGGTCGAACCCGCGCAAGAGCGCCAAGGACGGCGCCGGGGAGGTGGACGTGCCGGTGAGCTTCGGGGGAGTGGAGTTCCGCCCCGGGCACTGGCTCTACAGCGACGAGGACGGCATCGTCGTGGCCGCCCGCCGCCTCATTTGA
- a CDS encoding vWA domain-containing protein, protein MSEQVLPFYLVCDESYSMEGPPLDAINQELPEIYREIASNPVVADRARLGIIGFSDRAEVLLPLSDLNDVHSIPQLAPRGGTNYGAAFALLKSTIEQDVQALKQAGHRPYRPCVFFLTDGQPTYEWHQEYRSLTDSGFPPHPTILAFGFGDVDATTLQQVATFRAFIANDDISPAQALREFAKQLLNSVVQSAVASSADPAGGARLVIPEQVKGYTTLPADPV, encoded by the coding sequence ATGAGCGAACAGGTTCTCCCCTTCTACCTGGTCTGCGATGAGTCGTACTCCATGGAAGGGCCGCCGCTCGACGCGATCAACCAGGAGCTGCCCGAGATCTACCGGGAGATCGCCAGCAACCCCGTGGTGGCCGACCGGGCCCGGCTCGGCATCATCGGGTTCAGCGACCGCGCCGAGGTGCTGCTCCCGCTCTCCGACCTCAACGACGTCCACTCGATCCCGCAGCTCGCCCCGCGCGGCGGCACGAACTACGGCGCCGCCTTCGCCCTGCTGAAGAGCACCATCGAGCAGGACGTCCAGGCGCTCAAGCAGGCCGGGCACCGGCCGTACCGGCCCTGCGTGTTCTTCCTCACCGATGGACAGCCCACGTACGAGTGGCACCAGGAGTACCGGAGCCTCACCGACTCCGGTTTCCCGCCGCACCCCACCATCCTCGCCTTCGGCTTCGGCGACGTGGACGCCACCACCCTGCAGCAGGTCGCCACGTTCCGGGCGTTCATCGCCAACGACGACATCTCGCCCGCGCAGGCGCTGCGGGAGTTCGCAAAGCAGCTCCTCAACTCCGTGGTCCAGTCGGCCGTCGCCTCGTCGGCCGACCCCGCGGGCGGCGCCCGCCTGGTCATCCCCGAACAGGTGAAGGGCTACACCACGCTGCCCGCCGACCCCGTGTGA
- a CDS encoding SPW repeat protein, translating to MVRPAGVEHHPDVAELRRTYDEAGSTPPAQMMDGLTLLAGVYLAISPWIVGFVGNTALTVNNLIVGLMVAALALGCAWAFGRTYGVSWVIPLLGLWTIFSPWLVRGGDVRTGGMITNNIITGIVILVLGLAAMMVAMRFRSRGRR from the coding sequence ATGGTCCGACCCGCTGGCGTAGAGCACCATCCCGACGTAGCGGAACTGCGCCGGACATACGACGAGGCGGGCTCCACGCCTCCCGCCCAGATGATGGACGGACTCACCTTGCTCGCGGGTGTGTACCTCGCCATCTCGCCGTGGATCGTCGGGTTCGTGGGCAATACGGCCCTCACCGTGAACAACCTCATCGTCGGCCTGATGGTGGCCGCCCTTGCCCTGGGCTGCGCCTGGGCCTTCGGCCGCACCTACGGAGTGAGCTGGGTCATCCCGCTGCTCGGCCTCTGGACGATCTTCTCGCCCTGGCTGGTGCGCGGCGGTGACGTGCGCACCGGGGGCATGATCACGAACAACATCATCACCGGGATCGTCATCCTCGTGCTCGGCCTGGCGGCGATGATGGTCGCCATGCGGTTCCGCTCACGCGGCCGGCGGTAG
- a CDS encoding PP2C family serine/threonine-protein phosphatase translates to MNHVTEIATAGAEAAGIPEPLVIGRTPRLRSEPGALPEVQEHVPDTELDGAALPGLVVRAASVRGDAHRYYGTPRQDAMALWHDGNGRLLACVADGLGSKPRSHLGAATACAVAPGNLPDFLAHGEPQTAARCFIENIADDLRARAGDEAEVTPDDLSTTFLTAIVEELTDRPGHRAVIIRVGDCAAWLLHKGRWFPCFGGDGPGTGEEIATPVTRALPRDVEHVEVATADLYPGDMLLLCTDGLARPLQVPEVGARLAAWWSRPEPPSLPEFFWQLSFRARTYDDDRTAVCLWRVAG, encoded by the coding sequence ATGAACCACGTCACGGAGATCGCCACCGCCGGGGCGGAGGCGGCCGGCATTCCCGAGCCGCTCGTCATCGGCCGCACCCCGCGGCTGCGCTCGGAGCCCGGCGCCCTGCCGGAGGTGCAGGAGCACGTGCCGGACACCGAGCTCGACGGCGCCGCCCTCCCCGGCCTCGTGGTGCGCGCCGCCTCCGTACGGGGCGACGCGCACCGCTACTACGGCACGCCACGGCAGGACGCCATGGCGCTCTGGCACGACGGGAACGGGCGGCTCCTCGCCTGTGTGGCCGACGGCCTCGGCAGCAAGCCGCGCTCCCACCTCGGCGCGGCCACCGCCTGCGCGGTCGCCCCGGGTAACCTGCCGGACTTCCTCGCCCACGGCGAGCCGCAGACCGCGGCGCGCTGCTTCATCGAGAACATCGCCGACGACCTCCGGGCCCGGGCCGGTGACGAGGCGGAGGTCACCCCGGACGACCTGTCGACGACCTTCCTCACCGCCATCGTGGAGGAGCTGACCGATCGGCCCGGGCATCGGGCCGTCATCATCCGGGTCGGCGACTGCGCCGCATGGCTGCTGCACAAGGGCCGGTGGTTCCCGTGCTTCGGCGGCGACGGCCCCGGGACCGGCGAGGAGATCGCCACCCCGGTGACCCGTGCCCTCCCCCGGGACGTCGAGCACGTGGAGGTGGCCACGGCCGACCTCTACCCGGGGGACATGCTCCTGCTCTGCACCGACGGCCTCGCCAGGCCGCTGCAGGTCCCCGAGGTGGGCGCCCGGCTCGCCGCCTGGTGGAGCCGCCCGGAGCCGCCCTCGCTGCCGGAGTTCTTCTGGCAGCTCAGCTTCCGGGCCCGGACGTACGACGACGACCGGACGGCCGTGTGCCTGTGGAGGGTCGCCGGATGA